The following are from one region of the Brienomyrus brachyistius isolate T26 chromosome 4, BBRACH_0.4, whole genome shotgun sequence genome:
- the LOC125739878 gene encoding uncharacterized protein LOC125739878, translating into MHPREYLGKCKEDCTRRTRCHPRQEGVQRAVMEGVPEGVQAAILNNPDLLGADSHVWDRHVIHHLQQAKDEAGKEESDIKELQTQLLKLQVGEAKQKANKNKKRGAGKQMVAEATTGGPPPQPMPGQWGGTYLGPPCQYSGEAQDRGEADSMLSLMVMDKELPFLVDTGATYSTLNIVPKGDQVSTSTVTVVGFSGEDLPVRKPVKVSIGKQTFLHPFVISPTVPVNLLGRDVLVKLGAFILCSADGLVVTLPEGTRLQCGTQYQGSGQWLMRPVRPRAADIYWGLLEPGYGGILGAYSMWRPWISLLEPCVSPPDPLHKSSQRFRPHGQKSTGK; encoded by the exons ATGCACCCCAGGGAATACCTGGGTAAGTGTAAGGAGGATTGTACGCGGCGAACCAGGTGTCACCCTCGACAAGAGGGGGTGCAGCGGGCTGTAATGGAGGGGGTTCCAGAAGGGGTGCAGGCTGCGATCCTGAACAACCCAGACTTACTGGGTGCGGACTCCCACGTGTGGGATAGGCATGTGATACACCACCTGCAGCAGGCCaaggacgaggcagggaaggaggagAGTGACATTAAAGAGCTACAAACCCAATTGCTGAAGTTGCAAGTGGGGGAGGCTAAGCAGAAGGCGAACAAGAATAAAAAGAGGGGGGCTGGGAAGCAGATGGTGGCAGAGGCGACCACAGGGGGCCCACCCCCACAACCCATGCCAGGCCAGTGGGGAGGAACGTATCTCGGTCCGCCCTGCCAATACAGCGG AGAGGCCCAGGACAGAGGAGAGGCAGATTCTATGCTGTCCCTCATGGTCATGGACAAAGAATTGCCATTTCTGGTGGACACTGGAGCCACATATTCCACTCTGAACATCGTTCCGAAAGGCGATCAGGTGTCCACCTCCACAGTGACCGTGGTGGGCTTCTCCGGGGAGGATCTGCCAGTGAGAAAACCAGTGAAGGTTTCGATTGGAAAACAGACTTTCCTGCATCCGTTTGTGATCTCACCCACAGTCCCAGTCAACCTGTTGGGGAGAGACGTTCTAGTGAAGCTGGGGGCCTTCATACTGTGTAGCGCAGATGGTCTGGTGGTGACACTGCCGGAAGGCACCCGGCTACAGTGCGGGACTCAATACCAGGGCAGCGGTCAGTGGCTCATGCGGCCGGTGCGACCACGTGCTGCAGACATCTACTGGGGCCTGCTGGAGCCTGGCTATGGGGGCATCCTCGGGGCCTACTCGATGTGGAGGCCCTGGATCTCACTCCTCGAGCCCTGCGTCTCTCCGCCCGATCCACTTCAT AAATCAAGCCAAAGATTTCGGCCCCATGGTCAAAAGAGCACGGGAAAATGA